A stretch of Amblyraja radiata isolate CabotCenter1 chromosome 34, sAmbRad1.1.pri, whole genome shotgun sequence DNA encodes these proteins:
- the chsy1 gene encoding chondroitin sulfate synthase 1, with protein MAPRCRRSWLSVLLGLVLGFGLASWLVLPRATMPGRAVRQRERAGCGQLAGSAGGEEDERPAASRFMYVGVMSAKKYLRSRALAAYGTWARHIPGRVEFFSSEGSDLSLPLPLVALPGVDDTYPPQKKSFLMLKYMGERHLQHFEWFVRADDDTYIRGERLERFLRGLNSSQPLYLGQTGLGAPEEMGKLALEPGENFCMGGPGVVLSRELLRRVLPHIGQCLREMYTTHEDLELGRCVRRVAGVQCAWSYEMQQLFYENYEQNKKGYIQDLHNTKIRRAITLHPNKSPEYQYRLHRYMLSHRMSEFRHRTILLHREVALMGKYTNTELHPDDIQLGIPPSFMRFQPGNRDEVLEWDFLTGKHLYSAFDGEPPRKGMDLSQKEALDDIIMQLMEMINANAKSRGRIIDFKEIQYGYRRVNPMYGAEYVLDLLLLYKKHKGKKMTVPVRRHAYLQQTFSKVQFYESEEIDAADLANQINRNSQSLSILSNPLQIFVPFQLGASNVEHKPKDQKINVLVPLSGRYEMFVRFMENFERTCLITNQNVRLVILLLNSDSNPDKIKQFELTRDYQVKYPKAEIQVRAVLGQFSRALALHLGAAQFSNDSLLLFCDVDLIFTVDFLQRCRTNTVPGKQVYFPIIFTQFDPKIVHAGKPPSDNNSAFTMKTGFWRHYGFGITCVYKSDLLFAGGFNISIQGWGMEDVDLYNKVIQVGLKPFRSQEVGIIHIHHPIYCDPNLEPNQYKMCLASRASTYSSTQQLAELWLERQRPSPSNISTLDSSKRTA; from the exons ATGGCGCCGCGCTGTCGGCGCTCCTGGCTCAGCGTGTTGTTGGGCCTAGTGCTCGGCTTCGGCCTCGCCTCCTGGTTGGTGCTGCCCCGGGCCACAATGCCGGGGCGGGCGGTGCGCCAGCGGGAGAGGGCCGGGTGCGGGCAGTTAGCGGGGTCTGCAGGCGGGGAGGAGGATGAGCGGCCCGCCGCCTCCCGCTTCATGTACGTGGGGGTGATGAGCGCCAAGAAGTACCTGAGGAGCCGGGCGCTGGCGGCCTACGGCACCTGGGCCCGACACATCCCCGGCCGCGTCGAGTTcttctccagcgagggctcagacCTCAGCCTGCCGCTGCCGCTCGTCGCCCTGCCCGGCGTGGACGACACCTACCCGCCGCAGAAGAAGTCCTTCCTGATGCTCAAGTACATGGGCGAGCGGCACCTGCAGCACTTCGAGTGGTTCGTGCGGGCCGACGACGACACATACATCCGCGGCGAGAGGCTGGAGCGCTTCCTACGGGGCCTCAACAGCAGCCAGCCGCTGTACCTGGGCCAGACCGGCCTCGGCGCGCCCGAGGAGATGGGCAAGCTAGCGCTGGAGCCGGGCGAGAACTTCTGCATGGGTGGCCCGGGCGTGGTGCTGAGCCGTGAGCTGCTGCGCCGGGTGCTGCCTCACATCGGCCAGTGTCTGCGGGAGATGTACACCACACATGAGGACCTGGAGCTCGGCCGCTGTGTTCGCAGAGTCGCCGGCGTTCAATGCGCCTGGTCGTATGAG ATGCAACAGCTATTTTATGAAAACTATGAACAGAATAAAAAAGGTTATATCCAGGACCTCCACAACACCAAGATCCGGCGTGCAATCACGCTACATCCAAACAAGAGCCCCGAATATCAATACCGCCTCCACCGCTACATGCTGAGCCACCGGATGTCTGAGTTTCGTCACCGCACCATACTGCTTCACCGGGAGGTGGCACTCATGGGCAAGTACACCAACACTGAGCTTCACCCAGATGACATCCAGTTGGGAATTCCACCTTCCTTTATGCGCTTCCAGCCTGGGAACAGGGACGAGGTTCTGGAATGGGACTTCCTGACGGGGAAACACCTTTATTCGGCTTTTGATGGAGAGCCGCCAAGAAAGGGGATGGATCTGTCTCAAAAAGAAGCTTTAGATGACATCATCATGCAGTTGATGGAAATGATTAATGCCAACGCCAAATCTAGAGGCCGCATTATTGACTTCAAAGAAATTCAGTATGGCTACAGAAGGGTTAACCCTATGTATGGGGCAGAGTATGTACTTGACCTGCTCCTTCTCTACAAAAAGCACAAGGGCAAGAAGATGACTGTCCCTGTAAGAAGACATGCTTATCTGCAACAAACATTCAGCAAGGTCCAGTTTTATGAGAGTGAAGAGATTGATGCTGCAGACTTGGCCAACCAAATTAACAGGAACTCAcaatctctctccatcctctcaaaCCCACTCCAAATATTTGTCCCCTTCCAACTTGGAGCCAGTAATGTTGAACATAAGCCCAAAGATCAGAAAATCAACGTCTTGGTCCCTCTGTCTGGTCGCTATGAAATGTTTGTGAGATTCATGGAAAACTTTGAAAGGACTTGTCTGATTACAAATCAAAATGTCAGGTTAGTTATATTGCTACTCAATTCCGATTCAAATCCagacaaaataaaacaatttgaGTTGACAAGAGATTATCAGGTGAAATATCCCAAAGCAGAGATCCAGGTCCGGGCAGTTCTGGGGCAGTTTTCAAGAGCTCTTGCTCTGCACCTTGGAGCTGCCCAGTTTAGCAATGACTCCCTACTTCTGTTTTGTGATGTTGACTTGATCTTTACGGTGGATTTTCTGCAGCGTTGCAGAACTAATACTGTGCCAGGGAAGCAAGTATATTTTCCAATTATCTTTACCCAGTTTGACCCCAAGATTGTACATGCTGGCAAACCTCCCAGTGACAACAATTCTGCTTTTACAATGAAGACTGGATTCTGGAGACACTATGGCTTTGGGATCACATGTGTTTACAAAAGTGATCTTTTATTTGCTGGTGGGTTCAACATCTCGATCCAGGGCTGGGGAATGGAGGATGTAGATCTCTACAACAAAGTCATTCAGGTTGGTTTAAAACCATTCAGGAGTCAAGAAGTTGGAATCATTCATATCCATCATCCAATCTACTGTGACCCAAATTTGGAACCTAATCAATACAAAATGTGCTTGGCGTCGCGAGCATCGACATATAGTTCCACGCAGCAGCTAGCCGAGCTGTGGCTGGAGAGGCAGCGGCCCAGTCCCAGCAACATCAGCACACTTGATAGTTCAAAGAGGACAGCATAA